Proteins from one Dysgonomonas sp. HDW5A genomic window:
- a CDS encoding aspartate kinase, whose protein sequence is MLTVEKIGGTSMSQFQDVLANIIKGERTPDDYYNRIFVVSAYNNVTNWLLEHKKTGDPGVYVQFLRNEDYSIGLDGLCQRLVHINKSFAEIGLNQAEAKEFIEYRVKQAKVMLYSLSKVLASGYVNTEDICLAAREILASIGEAHSAWNSVNILNNNGITARFVDLCGFNDSLPLTIDERIAKAFDGIEFDKVLCIATGYTKGTEGIMRAFDRGYTEVTFSKIAVQVKADEAIIHKEYHLSSADPGIVGIDKAVPVGHTNYVIADQLADIGMEAIHPKAAKPLELAGINIRIKNTFEPNHPGTLITREYISPDAKVEIVSGTTKVIAVEIHDPMMVGEVGFDLRIMTHFAKYGVSYILKSTNANSITMIVWENAKSKELILDLKQNFYQVRTEAVAIVCVMGTNIAMPGFLYKASKALYEQNINIESFGQSLRQVNMQFVIRRERYNDAVIALNEALCFHK, encoded by the coding sequence ATGCTCACTGTCGAAAAAATTGGAGGCACTTCGATGTCTCAGTTTCAGGATGTTTTGGCTAATATCATCAAAGGAGAGCGTACTCCCGATGATTATTACAATCGTATATTTGTAGTTTCAGCTTATAACAATGTAACTAACTGGTTGTTGGAGCATAAGAAAACCGGAGATCCCGGAGTATATGTTCAATTTCTTAGAAACGAAGATTATAGCATTGGTCTTGATGGCCTTTGCCAGCGATTGGTGCATATTAATAAAAGCTTTGCCGAGATTGGATTGAATCAGGCAGAAGCGAAGGAATTTATTGAATATCGGGTCAAACAGGCAAAAGTGATGCTATACAGCCTTAGTAAGGTTTTGGCTTCGGGCTATGTAAATACAGAAGACATATGCTTGGCTGCCCGTGAAATTCTTGCATCGATAGGTGAAGCTCATTCGGCATGGAATTCGGTGAATATATTAAATAATAATGGGATAACAGCTCGTTTTGTTGATCTCTGCGGATTTAATGACTCACTCCCTTTGACTATTGATGAGCGTATAGCTAAAGCTTTTGACGGTATCGAATTTGATAAAGTTTTGTGCATTGCTACCGGATATACCAAAGGAACAGAAGGTATTATGAGAGCGTTTGATCGTGGGTATACCGAGGTGACTTTCAGTAAAATAGCTGTTCAAGTAAAAGCTGACGAAGCTATTATACATAAAGAATACCACTTGTCGAGTGCCGATCCGGGTATTGTAGGCATAGATAAAGCTGTGCCTGTGGGGCATACCAATTATGTAATAGCCGATCAGCTTGCCGATATAGGTATGGAAGCCATTCATCCTAAAGCTGCTAAGCCGCTTGAATTGGCGGGGATAAATATTCGTATCAAAAATACATTTGAACCTAATCATCCGGGAACGCTTATTACCCGTGAATATATTTCGCCTGATGCTAAAGTGGAAATTGTTTCGGGAACAACCAAGGTAATTGCTGTAGAGATACATGACCCTATGATGGTCGGTGAGGTTGGTTTTGACTTACGTATTATGACTCATTTCGCAAAATATGGAGTGAGCTATATTTTAAAGTCTACTAATGCCAACTCTATCACAATGATTGTCTGGGAGAATGCTAAGTCGAAAGAATTGATTTTGGATCTAAAACAAAATTTTTACCAAGTAAGGACCGAAGCAGTTGCCATTGTTTGTGTGATGGGAACTAATATTGCTATGCCGGGCTTTTTATATAAGGCCTCTAAGGCTCTTTATGAACAAAATATAAATATCGAGAGTTTCGGTCAGTCGCTCCGTCAGGTAAATATGCAGTTTGTTATTCGTCGAGAGCGATATAATGATGCAGTTATAGCTCTTAATGAAGCTTTATGCTTTCATAAATAA